One genomic region from Nostoc sphaeroides encodes:
- the thrC gene encoding threonine synthase, which produces MTQAIKTQTQTQTSTAYFQALKCKECGAEYELKASNVCELCFGPLEVKYDYNALRLTVTRETIQAGPNSIWRYRPFLPVATDNVIDVGTGMTPLVRSHRLARRLGLNKLYIKNDAVNMPTLSFKDRVVSVALSRARELGFTTVSCASTGNLANSTAAIAAHAGLDCCVFIPADLEAGKIIGSLIYSPTLMAVKGNYDQVNRLCSEVANTHGWGFVNINLRPYYSEGSKTLGFEVAEQLGWELPDHVVAPLASGSLFTKIYKGFQEFIEVGLVENKSVRFSGAQAEGCSPIAQAFKEGRDFIKPVKPNTIAKSLAIGNPADGIYAVELAKKTGGNIESVNDAEIIDGIKLLAETEGIFTETAGGTTVAVLKKLVEAGKIDPDETTVIYITGNGLKTQEAIQGYVGEPLTIDAKLDSFERALERSRTLDRLEWQQVLV; this is translated from the coding sequence ATGACTCAGGCAATCAAAACCCAAACCCAAACCCAAACCAGCACTGCCTACTTTCAAGCCTTGAAGTGTAAGGAATGTGGTGCGGAATATGAACTCAAAGCCAGTAATGTTTGTGAGTTATGTTTTGGCCCTTTAGAAGTCAAGTATGACTACAACGCCCTCCGTCTGACTGTCACTCGTGAAACAATTCAAGCTGGGCCCAATTCAATTTGGCGCTATCGTCCCTTTTTGCCTGTTGCAACTGACAATGTAATAGATGTGGGAACGGGTATGACTCCCTTGGTTCGTTCTCACCGCCTTGCCCGTCGCCTGGGTCTAAATAAGCTTTATATAAAAAATGATGCCGTTAATATGCCCACCCTTAGTTTTAAGGATCGGGTAGTTTCAGTTGCTCTATCAAGGGCGCGAGAGTTGGGTTTCACTACCGTTTCTTGCGCTAGCACTGGTAACTTGGCAAATTCTACAGCTGCGATCGCAGCTCATGCCGGTTTAGACTGCTGTGTATTCATCCCCGCAGATTTAGAAGCCGGTAAAATTATCGGTAGCCTGATCTATAGTCCCACTCTGATGGCCGTCAAGGGCAACTACGATCAAGTCAATCGTCTCTGTTCAGAAGTTGCTAATACACATGGCTGGGGTTTTGTCAACATTAATCTGCGTCCTTATTACTCTGAAGGTTCCAAGACGCTAGGTTTTGAAGTTGCGGAACAACTAGGTTGGGAACTACCGGATCATGTTGTTGCTCCCTTGGCTTCTGGTTCACTCTTTACAAAAATATATAAAGGGTTCCAAGAATTTATCGAAGTTGGTTTGGTAGAAAACAAGAGCGTCCGTTTCAGTGGCGCTCAAGCTGAAGGTTGTTCACCTATCGCCCAAGCCTTCAAAGAAGGACGCGACTTTATTAAGCCAGTAAAACCGAATACAATTGCTAAATCATTAGCGATCGGTAATCCAGCAGATGGCATTTATGCTGTGGAGTTAGCTAAGAAAACTGGTGGTAACATTGAATCAGTCAATGATGCAGAAATTATTGATGGCATCAAGCTGCTGGCAGAAACCGAAGGCATCTTCACAGAAACAGCCGGCGGTACAACCGTGGCCGTGCTGAAAAAACTGGTAGAAGCTGGCAAAATTGATCCAGATGAAACGACTGTGATTTACATCACCGGCAATGGTCTGAAAACTCAAGAAGCAATCCAAGGCTACGTTGGCGAACCCTTGACTATTGATGCTAAACTAGATAGCTTTGAACGTGCCCTAGAGCGATCGCGTACTCTGGATCGCTTGGAATGGCAACAAGTCCTCGTTTAA